A DNA window from Arachis duranensis cultivar V14167 chromosome 3, aradu.V14167.gnm2.J7QH, whole genome shotgun sequence contains the following coding sequences:
- the LOC107478130 gene encoding uncharacterized protein LOC107478130, with translation MTCDVSVASFSFFPTIYISSQTRPTTTHTLHQTFFFSPSNFPAKIYLNFSRQPNTLLPEELVLPNMMKKSSLFAASVAAASATAVSVSSSAHVSIQDGGSQRGHGGSSSSPEGSVSTEKFAPRFDGLRFIETLITAHR, from the exons ATGACTTGCGACGTGTCCGTTGCCTCGTTCTCTTTTTTCCCCACCATATACATAAGCAGTCAAACCCGACCCACAACAACACACACGCTTCaccaaactttttttttctctccttctaATTTTCCTGCGAAAATCTATCTTAATTTTTCTAGGCAGCCAAACACGCTTCTTCCCGAAGAACTAGTCCTTCCCAATATGATGAAGAAATCCAGTCTCTTTGCAGCCTCTGTCGCTGCCGCGTCGGCCACCGCGGTTTCTGTTTCGTCCTCCGCGCACGTCTCCATTCAG GATGGTGGGTCTCAAAGGGGCCATGGAGGCTCCTCTTCTTCTCCAGAGGGTTCAGTTTCGACAGAGAAATTCGCTCCAAGATTCGACGGGTTGCGGTTCATTGAGACCCTAATTACTGCTCACAGATGA
- the LOC107478227 gene encoding uncharacterized protein LOC107478227 — translation MFPRLFSVSTLKGSVIGDCGFWDGVEWIWSFQWRRQLFQWELELLNQLHQILLTVKLTTEREDRVIWKFDRTGVFSTKSFVQVMQEAVLPEEITSYSFTSVVWRGFVPPRVELFTWFVLIERVNTKERLSRLGVIDQRDTMCALYSKANESAFHLFVGCEITWKVWSAWLFALGRSWTLPGTLKQHFESWVHAARRKIKRKRWLVGFFAIIWAVWLERNDRIFNNHGPGVVKIINKSFMFSDE, via the coding sequence ATGTTCCCAAGACTGTTTTCGGTCTCAACCCTTAAGGGATCTGTTATTGGGGACTGTGGATTCTGGGATGGAGTAGAGTGGATATGGAGTTTCCAGTGGCGGCGTCAGCTATTTCAATGGGAACTGGAGCTTTTGAACCAACTCCATCAGATCTTACTGACAGTAAAGCTAACAACTGAGAGGGAGGATAGGGTCATCTGGAAGTTTGATCGAACTGGTGTTTTCTCGACTAAATCCTTTGTCCAGGTGATGCAAGAAGCAGTCCTACCAGAGGAAATTACGAGCTATAGCTTCACTAGTGTAGTTTGGAGAGGCTTTGTCCCACCCAGGGTTGAACTGTTTACTTGGTTTGTGTTGATTGAGAGGGTGAATACTAAAGAACGACTATCCAGACTAGGTGTTATTGATCAGCGTGATACTATGTGTGCTTTATACAGTAAGGCTAATGAATCCGCTTTTCATCTGTTTGTTGGATGCGAGATCACTTGGAAAGTGTGGAGCGCATGGCTGTTCGCCCTTGGAAGGTCATGGACCTTACCAGGTACACTGAAACAACACTTTGAGAGTTGGGTGCATGCGGCACGGAGGAAGATTAAGAGAAAGAGGTGGTTGGTTGGCTTCTTTGCTATCATTTGGGCAGTTTGGCTAGAGAGAAATGATCGAATATTCAATAATCATGGCCCAGGAGTCGTGAAAATAATCAATAAGTCCTTCATGTTCTCTGACGAGTAG